The segment TGAGGAGGAAAACAGAGCTTTCAGGAGTGAGGTGGGGTGGACAGGGGTGGACGGGGTGGACAGGGTGGACAGGGGTAGATGGGGTAGACAGGGGTAGACGGGGTTGGACGGGGTGGACTGGGGTGGATATTGGTGGACAGTTCCATGTCATAAAAATCAACTGGAACTCCCCTTTAAATTGGAGATTCCAGACCAACCATAATCATAAAATACAATATGGCCGCTGTGGGCAGGGAAAGTGTTGATAGCTGCAGAAATAATCATTCTGGACTTTATAATCTCCTTAAATGAGCCACACGGTGCTGCAGCGTCTCTGATAGGATCATGCTCCATAAAACCCACAGAAACAGATGCTCTTCAGCTCCTGTTGCTAACCGTCAGCCTGACGGCCCATCAGCCGGGTTCTGACCGCAGACGGCCCGTCAACGCTTAAATAAATCTCACTGACGGGTTGTTCTGAGggtgggggtcaaaggtcagacccTCTGAAGGAAACAGTGGTGTTAGCCACAcagatcagaaccagaacctaaGGGTTACACATTAGGAAACCTTTTgaagagttctggttctggtgcaGTCAGGCCACAAGAGGAACTCTCACCTTCCTGTACGGAGCCTCCAGCATCGCCTCTATGTCCAGGTCGTCCGCCATCGTGCTGCCCtgcgcgcgcacgcacacacacgcacacacacacacacacacatcaacaggTGAGATTACCTTCTTATtcaacaatcagaaaaaaaacagttatttttctgtttctgactcTTTAAAACACTGTTCCAGATCTGACCCAGATCTGACCCGGCTCCTGATCCGGTCCGACACAGGTTCCACCAGAACCAGGCCATTGTTTACTAAATGAATGACAGGAACCGTTCTCACACTGTCCACTTTATAACTGGAAATAAACCAGAACCTGGACTCGGTCTGGAGTGGTCcagtctaataaaaaaaaaaactgtaaaaccgACATTTCTACAGACTAACGGTGGTCCAGAATCAACCGGGTCAGTACCCGATCATTAATTAAGTGCACTGGTTCTGCTGGTTGTTTGGGGGTTTCGTGTGTTCCGGGTTCGGGTCCGAGATCCGGGTCTGATGCTGGACCCGGAGCGGAACTCTGATTTCCAAAACAACGTCTTAACTCGGAGATCCAGCCCAGTTAGCTAAGAACAGGCCACCGTGTTCGGTGACGGTGTGTCCGGGCTGTGTGCCTCCTCAGGCGGATCACAACATCCGGTGCTCCGCAGAGGCTGCTAACAGCTAGCGGCTAGCGGCTAGCAGCTAGAAGGCCTCTCGGCTCTAACGGAACGCTGCGCGGTTAAACGGAGGCCGGTTCGGATGCAAAGCCCGGTCTCACCTGGATCCACAGCGTCTCGATGggctgaaacctgcagaaggTTTCTCTGTGTTCACCTAACGGAACCTCTCTGGGTTCGGCCGATGCTGAAGCAGGTGAACGGAACCCAGAGGCGGAGAATTATCGCGAGATTTTGCTGAGGACAGTTAAATCCAACCCtacaagtttttgtttatttattactatgaaaaactacataaaataataaattttaaaaatagctgtcagaattttgttttggaaacctAGGTTTTGTTCTGATGGTATCACTGGTACCAGCGGGTTCTGGAAGTAGAATATTAGTTCAGTTAtcaaatttctttatttacaaatgttagactaattatatttttaaactacaaaTTCCAAAGAAGTTCTCAGAAAATGTTAGAGAATATcaattttattcagtttatatttCACCTGTAACCACGGCGACCACCTGTAACCACGGTGACCAGTTGCCACACTGATAAAGACATCCACAGCATCAAAAGGTCCAAACATCTGAACGTTTCTATCAGAGCAGTCCAAATGAACAGACCGTATAAGGGCCCggttctagttctggttctggttctggttctgctggcttccttaagaaaaacagacttcttcaacaaaacaacaacaaccatttTCCACATTTGTCTTCTTTCTGATTGGCTCCCACCATCCTTGCTGTGACATCACTCCTCctgtcagccaatcagctgtcGTCCTGCTCAGCTCGCTCTCTGGAGGAAACCCACCGGCTGATGATCACTTCCTGAAGAGACACAAAATATTAGGAACCAATCGTCCGGCCGACCAATCACTGATCCGACCGACTGGCCGATCAATCGataaaccaaccaaccaaccatccaaccaaccatccatccaactaactaaccaaccatccaactaactaaccaaccatccatccaaccaaccaaccaccCAACCATCcaactaaccaaccaaccaaccatccaaccaccCAACCATCcaactaaccaaccaaccacccatccaaccaaccacccatccaaccaaccaaccatccaaccaatTAACCAACCAATCAATAATGACCTTGATCTGAGTGTTTAAACCGGATTAATAGATTGAAGTGAAAAAAGTTaatatgattaaaaactgaGGCCCAAAGGTAAACAGGTGAGAGGgtgaacaggtgaacaggtgaatAGAGACATGTTCTGACGTGACACAGAAGCTGTTACCTGGACCTTTAGCCTGCTCAGGCACACAGGTGAGTCCAGCTCTGCCCCCGATAGGTCAGCTGGGCAGATGATGTAACACATCATCAGCTCCTAGGAATCAAGCAGTTCTTCgtcacaaagacaaacatcCTCGTCATCATCTGACTGCAGGAACCTAACGAGCTGTTACCTTGGAAACATTCGCTGTGATCCTACTCAGAGCCGCCAGAGAACGCCAAGAAAACGGACGCATCGCCGCGCCCCTGAATGTCTCATCAGTCCTTTCAACTACCACTGAATAACTACGGGAAGAGGACAGGGACAAACTGAGGGACACAGTTCAAACATGACCTCAGTGTGAGGAGTCTGAGTTACCTGGCGTGGTAGAAAGGTGGTCCCCTCCTGTACagcactgaaaacacacacagaggaacgCACACAGTGAacacaaactgaatgtttttaatctgaGACCGAAGAATAAAGCTTTGCGTCTTACTGAAATCAACGCCATActtggccccgccccctccttTAGGGACCCACCCCATGCTGCGAAAGTGATGGTAGGCGGCATACGTGCAGACAAAGTCCGGACGAAGTGACTGTAACTTCCTCCACAGCTGGATGATTGACAGGGGCTCCTGACCAATCACAACAAGGAACAGGTCacatcctgacagaaaacaggaagaagcaCCAAATGACAGactcttacctgctgcaggtagaCAGACAGGACCCCCAGGCTGTAGACCAGGAAGAAGGCCTGAAGGAGCAGACAGGTGAGTTAAAGCTGCAGTAAGcgacttgttttaaatatatttttatcataTATGTTAACTACAGCTACATATCCTGAAAGGTATTCATACAATGGAGTGaccaaaaagaaggaaaaaattaATTAACTTGTTCTTTAGTCACAGATGGCTAAAAGCCTCAGCCAATCCCGTGTCCTGTGCCAAATTTACTGACTGAAGAGTCAACCTGTCTGTCTTCCTGCTCCACCTCCCTCCGCTCTCCTTGCTGGGACACAAGATTCCACGACAGCGCTCTGCTGTACTGAGAGGAGACGGCGGAAAATGCAAAGATGGCTGACAAAAAGCAGCaacctgtttctgctccttcaAATGCCAGAGGCAGAAGAAGAATGATGCCGTTTAAACTAgctgaaaacagagaaagaaaccaaacaaagaaacttttCCAAGATGGCAACTCTAAGAATCACAGAGACTGGAAACCAAcgctgtggttgttgtttttcagttggCTAAAAAAacgtctgttttattttgtaggtaaTCTGGTTGTTTCATTGCAAAGCTATGATAGCTGTATAACAGGGATTTAATCAGATTACCCGAGCACGCCCCCGTGCCACATATTATTAGTGTCTACAGTATTATAGACAGGGCATATTTTAGCATATAACACATCTTTACCTTTAAATAATCTAAGAAAACAGTTGAAAACAGCGCCTCCTCTGGAGTGGACAGCAGGATGAGCCACCAGCCTGATCTGAACCGCTTATAAACATCAACCAACCCCCAGAAACCACTGAATGcttctgaaaattaaaacatgtggtaaaaacagctttacagtTTCATTAGGAATCACAGTCCAATTATATTATATAAACAGCAACACCACCTACTGAAACAAGTAATTCATGGGAGAgacacaaagtaaataaaaaccaaacagcataaatatgtttagaactacagataaagtttctgctgttgattcttggtttttttatgtcacaGTTCCAACCCTGATCCTTTATCCGGGCTTGGATCCAAAAGTGACCCAGGTGATTTCTTTTAGACAGagaacattttacatttacatcctGCCACCGATCAGTCTGGTTTTCCCTGGCATTTGGAAATACACAGCTAACTGCAGCTTTAACAGACAGGTGAGTCACATAGACAGGTGAGTCAGACATgcgagcagacagacaggtaacTAATGAAACAAACTTCAAACACAATTAAATGTCAGGACTCAGGTGAATTACCTCctccaaactgagctgcagGTACTCTGACAGTAACAATGGACTCCGCCTCACCTGTCTGACTCCGCCCCCTTTCTGCAGAGATACATCAACAGGTGATAAACAACACCAACTAATAAACAACAACTGAAGATGTGATAAACATCTACTGCAGCTCCAGAAGAAGACTCACCGGACAATCCGAGACCACCAGGACATAACCAGGACCTGGAACCTGAAGACCAGGATCAGGGTCAGAGTCAGAGCCTGGATCAGGACAAGAGTCTGGACCTGAGTCAGAGTCCGGTTCAGAGCCAGAATCAAGGTCGTTCTGGTCCAGCCTTAATgttgacagaaaacagtttcaCTGTGTGAACGCTGCACACTGACTGATCAGAACAACACATCTTCCACTTCCCATCATCACAACAAGCTCCTGACACACAGCAGTCCTGCAGCAGACTGCAGTCTGATAGTTcggagttaaaaataaacagtcagGTGACCCTACCTGCAACTTCTCTTTGCCTCAGGCTTCACTTCTGACTCCGCCCTCAGCCTCTTTGTGTGGCCAGAGGCTCCTCCCACTGGTCCCGCCTCCCTCCTCACATCCTCCATCTTCACTGGCTGAGTCAGGGAGAGAAGGGTTTGACTGACAGCTTCTTCATCCAATCCCTGAGCAGAGAGAGTTGCTGTAGCCCACCTGAGCAGCTCCTCATACCTGTGGAGTGTCaacatgtgatgtcatcacagtagacaggaagtgatgtcatcaTGTAAGCAAATAAAAAACGACCTCACTGACCTGGACTGAGAGAAGACAGGTAGAACCAAACCTTCATGTTCTGTAGGAGACACAGAGACCACATGACAACACTAAGAACTACTGATTGTAGTCATCCACACattcatcagtgtgtgaatgtgtggatgaatgggtgaatgattgtagtgtaaagcgctttggggtccttggactagataaagcgctatataagtgcaagccagcCATTTGATTGGAttatgatgatgtcatcagtgtGCAGGTATAAACTCACGCTCCCATTTGTCAGAGATGCCGTGGTCAGGTCTGGCTCTGGACAGAACGCCTTTtccaaaaaaaccctgaaacaaaaaaactctgctCAGCCTGTGAGACGAAACTCAGGGCAAAAAGTCAACAACAAACCACAATTATTGCTCAACAATCACTGTGGGTTACTTTAGACCTGGTTTTACAGGAACTGGACTAACTCAGACCTGGTTTCACAGGAACTGGACTAACTCAGACCTGGTTTTATAGGAACTGGACTAACTCAGACCTGGTTTTACAGGAACTAGACTAACTCAGACTTGGTTTTATAGGAACTGGACTAACTCGGACCTTGTTGTGGATCTCCTGGATGTGGTCTGGATGACAGACAACAACCTGCTGGTTGATGAGGTCCGCCCGGTAAACCTTCCGTTCCTGCGGGTCTTGGCTCACTGGCAGCGGAGCCTCGTAGTCCTCATAAACCCGGGTCCGCCTCCGAGGAGCCCGGAACTCCGCCTGCATGCTGCCTGGACTGGCTCTGGGTCCGGAGGGTTTTGCTGAATCTGGTTTGATGATCGCAACTGTTAGttttgttagcctgttagcacTCCGCGGATTAGTTTTGCTACCGGAAGAGGCGGTGTCACCAAGTGTGTGTCCGTTTGGAATCATCGGTGTATTCTTTTGGTTCCTCTTACAGTCTAAATGGAAGAGCACATAAACAGATTTGATGCtaataattgtgtgaatgcttttaagcattcacaccattgttttcctgtttctctttattatctattattattgtgtgaatgcttttaagcattcacaccattgttttcctgtttctctttattattatatattattcttctttcactattccgtacgtttttcggcatctatCGCAGGCCNNNNNNNNNNNNNNNNNNNNNNNNNNNNNNNNNNNNNNNNNNNNNNNNNNNNNNNNNNNNNNNNNNNNNNNNNNNNNNNNNNNNNNNNNNNNNNNNNNNNGAAACAGgtcaacagaaaatataatgactgagagaaaaacaggaaaacatcagAAGAAAAAGTTCTGAGGAACCGGTTCTGTCTGAACTGAGTAATTAGCTGAACACGAACAGGATGGATCAGAACCCGATCAGAACTCCACAGAATTCTGATCAGAACCACAGGAGGGCGCTGATGCTCCGCAGCGGAACCTTCCTGCTGCTCTCCGTCGGACCTGTTAGAGGGGGACACTCAGAGGAAACTTCCGGCAGCTGTGAGTGTGAAAGTCCGCGAGGAAGATGAGCAGCAA is part of the Kryptolebias marmoratus isolate JLee-2015 linkage group LG4, ASM164957v2, whole genome shotgun sequence genome and harbors:
- the tsen2 gene encoding tRNA-splicing endonuclease subunit Sen2 → MQAEFRAPRRRTRVYEDYEAPLPVSQDPQERKVYRADLINQQVVVCHPDHIQEIHNKGFFGKGVLSRARPDHGISDKWEQHEGLVLPVFSQSRYEELLRWATATLSAQGLDEEAVSQTLLSLTQPVKMEDVRREAGPVGGASGHTKRLRAESEVKPEAKRSCRLDQNDLDSGSEPDSDSGPDSCPDPGSDSDPDPGLQVPGPGYVLVVSDCPKGGGVRQVRRSPLLLSEYLQLSLEEAFFLVYSLGVLSVYLQQEPLSIIQLWRKLQSLRPDFVCTYAAYHHFRSMGWVPKGGGGAKYGVDFMLYRRGPPFYHASYSVVVERTDETFRGAAMRPFSWRSLAALSRITANVSKELMMCYIICPADLSGAELDSPVCLSRLKVQEVIISRWVSSRERAEQDDS